In a single window of the Niabella ginsenosidivorans genome:
- the def gene encoding peptide deformylase: MLQPILAYGHPLLREKGKPVSLDKEELDTFIDQMWQTMRRANGCGLAASQVGKNLCLFIVDSRSTYQQMENAARQALYENGDTGIEEVFINAEMISRSGDVWVEEEGCLSIPSLSQPVARPWSIEIRYLDKELVQRQKVFSGNTARMIQHEYDHTQGILYIDHLNPVARKLLMSRLKKIRAGKVQAGYPMCFFR; the protein is encoded by the coding sequence ATGTTACAGCCCATACTGGCCTATGGCCACCCGCTGCTGAGGGAAAAAGGCAAACCGGTGAGCCTTGATAAAGAAGAATTGGATACGTTCATCGATCAGATGTGGCAAACCATGCGCCGGGCAAATGGCTGCGGCCTTGCGGCCAGCCAGGTTGGTAAAAACCTTTGCCTTTTTATAGTAGACAGCAGGAGTACGTATCAGCAGATGGAAAATGCAGCGCGCCAGGCCCTGTATGAAAATGGGGATACGGGAATAGAGGAAGTTTTTATCAACGCGGAGATGATCAGCAGATCCGGTGATGTATGGGTAGAAGAGGAAGGGTGCCTGAGCATTCCTTCGCTATCGCAGCCGGTTGCAAGACCCTGGAGCATTGAGATCCGGTATTTGGATAAAGAGCTGGTTCAGCGTCAAAAAGTTTTCAGCGGTAATACCGCGCGGATGATACAACATGAATATGATCATACACAGGGCATCCTTTACATAGATCACCTGAACCCGGTTGCCCGGAAATTGCTGATGTCCAGACTGAAAAAAATCCGGGCCGGAAAAGTGCAGGCAGGCTACCCGATGTGTTTCTTCAGGTAA
- the trpS gene encoding tryptophan--tRNA ligase has translation MDKKSATRPAGRPVVLSGVRPTGALHLGNYFGAISNYVRMQDEYHCYFFIADLHSLTTHPDTKELREHVLSVTSYYLASGLDPDKSVLYCQSDLPQTTELYLFLNMLAYKGELEKTTTFKDKVKLQPENVNAGLLTYPVLMAADILIHRAQYVPVGKDQEQHLEMTRTFGNRFNHRYGEVFPEPKAFNYGQQLLKVPSLDGAGKMSKSENQYATIYLSDDDDLIRKKIMKAKTDAGPTEPNAVKPDYIVNIFDLMKLVSAPSVIEKYEADFNACTIRYGDLKKQLAEDMIQFIRPIRQKAKEIRENESALNIILKVGAQKAAESAENTMQLVRSAIGLKYF, from the coding sequence ATGGACAAGAAAAGTGCTACCCGGCCTGCCGGCAGGCCGGTTGTTTTAAGCGGTGTAAGGCCCACAGGAGCCCTTCATTTAGGTAATTATTTTGGAGCGATCAGCAATTATGTAAGAATGCAGGATGAATACCATTGTTATTTTTTTATAGCAGACCTGCATTCCCTGACCACACATCCTGATACAAAGGAACTGAGAGAGCATGTTCTTTCTGTTACTTCTTATTATCTTGCAAGTGGACTGGATCCGGACAAAAGCGTGCTCTATTGCCAGAGCGATCTGCCACAGACCACTGAGCTCTATTTATTCCTGAATATGCTGGCCTATAAAGGCGAACTGGAAAAAACCACCACCTTCAAGGATAAGGTAAAACTACAGCCCGAAAATGTAAATGCCGGTCTGCTCACCTACCCTGTTTTAATGGCTGCTGATATTTTAATACACCGTGCGCAATATGTTCCGGTAGGTAAGGACCAGGAACAGCACCTTGAAATGACGCGCACGTTTGGAAACCGATTCAATCACCGTTATGGCGAAGTGTTCCCGGAGCCCAAAGCATTCAACTACGGGCAGCAGCTATTAAAGGTGCCCAGCCTGGATGGCGCCGGTAAAATGAGCAAAAGCGAAAATCAATACGCAACGATTTATCTGTCGGACGACGATGACCTGATCCGCAAAAAGATCATGAAAGCAAAAACAGACGCAGGGCCTACTGAGCCAAACGCAGTAAAGCCGGATTATATTGTAAACATCTTTGACCTGATGAAGCTGGTAAGCGCCCCATCGGTCATTGAAAAATATGAGGCTGATTTTAATGCCTGTACGATCCGCTATGGAGACCTTAAAAAGCAACTTGCGGAGGATATGATCCAGTTCATCAGGCCCATTCGTCAGAAAGCAAAAGAGATCCGTGAAAATGAAAGCGCTTTAAACATTATTTTAAAAGTAGGCGCTCAGAAAGCTGCTGAAAGTGCCGAAAACACCATGCAACTGGTAAGAAGCGCCATAGGACTGAAGTACTTTTAA
- the guaA gene encoding glutamine-hydrolyzing GMP synthase, with protein sequence MTEKILILDFGSQYTQLIARCVREANVYCEILPYSKTFEFDGNLKGIILSGSPFSVNDTNAPVINLKGMAEQVPVLGICYGAQLATKLYGGRVEKSNKREYGRAQMEVKGAKDVVLRGVPDKSQVWMSHGDSILELPADFEVLATTESIPVAAFKYSKAPHPLYGLQFHPEVHHSVEGKNILHNFLVNICGCSQDWTPAHFITDTISQLKEKIGNRKVIMALSGGVDSTVAATLIHKAIGDHLYGIFVDNGVLRKGEFEQVLETYKQLGLNIKGVDARQLFYKELKGNPDPEAKRKIIGRLFIDVFQQEAKQLSGIDFLGQGTIYPDVIESVSVHGPSVTIKSHHNVGGLPEKMHLELVEPLRFLFKDEVRKVGRELGIPSNLIDRHPFPGPGLAIRILGEVTEEKVKLLQEADDIYIKALKENDLYATVWQAGTILLPVKSVGVMGDERTYEYTVALRAVTSVDGMTADWAHLPYEFLANVSNEICNNVRGINRVVYDISSKPPATIEWE encoded by the coding sequence ATGACCGAAAAAATCTTAATCCTTGATTTTGGCTCTCAATATACACAGCTGATCGCCCGCTGTGTAAGAGAAGCCAATGTTTATTGCGAAATACTCCCTTACTCTAAAACCTTTGAATTTGACGGCAATTTAAAAGGAATCATTCTTTCCGGTTCACCATTTTCGGTAAACGATACGAATGCGCCGGTTATTAACCTGAAAGGTATGGCAGAACAGGTGCCTGTTTTGGGGATCTGCTATGGAGCACAACTTGCCACAAAGCTTTATGGAGGCAGGGTGGAAAAGAGTAACAAAAGGGAGTATGGCCGGGCCCAGATGGAAGTAAAAGGTGCAAAAGATGTGGTATTAAGGGGCGTACCGGATAAAAGCCAGGTATGGATGAGCCATGGCGATAGCATTCTGGAACTGCCGGCAGATTTTGAGGTGCTGGCTACAACAGAAAGCATTCCGGTGGCAGCATTTAAGTACAGTAAAGCCCCGCACCCGTTGTATGGATTGCAGTTTCACCCGGAAGTGCATCATAGTGTGGAAGGAAAGAATATCCTGCACAACTTTTTGGTAAATATCTGCGGGTGCAGCCAGGATTGGACCCCCGCCCACTTTATTACGGACACGATCAGCCAGTTGAAAGAAAAGATTGGCAACCGGAAAGTGATTATGGCACTGAGCGGCGGTGTAGACAGCACTGTGGCGGCCACACTTATTCATAAAGCTATTGGTGACCACCTCTACGGGATCTTTGTAGATAACGGGGTTTTACGGAAAGGAGAGTTTGAACAGGTACTGGAAACCTATAAACAACTGGGACTGAATATAAAAGGTGTTGATGCCCGGCAATTATTTTATAAAGAGTTAAAGGGCAACCCGGATCCGGAGGCCAAGCGGAAGATCATCGGCCGTTTATTTATTGATGTGTTTCAGCAGGAGGCCAAGCAGCTTAGCGGCATTGATTTTCTGGGCCAGGGCACCATTTATCCGGATGTAATTGAAAGCGTTTCAGTACATGGCCCTTCGGTTACCATTAAATCGCATCATAACGTAGGTGGTTTGCCCGAAAAAATGCACCTGGAGCTCGTAGAACCATTGCGTTTCCTGTTTAAGGATGAGGTACGAAAAGTGGGAAGGGAACTGGGCATTCCGTCCAACCTTATTGACCGTCACCCCTTTCCCGGACCAGGACTGGCTATCCGCATTTTGGGGGAGGTAACAGAAGAAAAGGTAAAATTGTTGCAGGAAGCAGATGATATTTATATAAAAGCGCTGAAAGAAAATGATCTGTATGCAACGGTTTGGCAGGCAGGAACAATCTTATTACCGGTAAAAAGCGTAGGGGTAATGGGAGATGAGCGTACTTACGAATACACTGTTGCGCTGCGCGCAGTTACCAGTGTAGACGGTATGACGGCAGACTGGGCGCATTTGCCTTATGAATTTCTTGCAAATGTTTCCAATGAGATCTGTAATAATGTAAGGGGCATTAACCGTGTGGTTTACGATATCAGCAGTAAGCCCCCGGCCACTATAGAATGGGAATAA
- a CDS encoding Crp/Fnr family transcriptional regulator — translation MGYIREFYERFIKLEEPEWRFIAAHFQKQVFQKQEHIIDLGETENYLSFIESGLVRFYIPGDEREWTFHFNFHKEFTGAYDSFLTRTPATYRLQALSETMLWRISYEDLQEVYTHTRAGNFLGRFIAERMFLTCARRTIDLVRYNATERYLQLLKEEPRVLQQVPLKYVASYIGITPQALSRIRRQIS, via the coding sequence ATGGGGTATATCCGGGAATTTTACGAGCGTTTTATAAAGCTGGAGGAGCCGGAATGGCGTTTCATAGCTGCTCATTTTCAAAAGCAGGTTTTTCAAAAGCAGGAACATATCATTGACCTTGGTGAAACGGAAAACTACCTGTCTTTTATTGAATCCGGCCTGGTGCGGTTTTATATTCCCGGTGATGAAAGAGAATGGACCTTCCATTTTAATTTTCATAAGGAGTTTACAGGTGCCTATGATTCTTTTCTTACAAGAACCCCGGCAACGTACCGGTTGCAGGCGCTTTCTGAAACCATGCTCTGGCGTATTTCCTATGAGGATCTCCAGGAAGTTTATACGCATACCAGGGCCGGAAATTTCCTGGGGCGTTTTATAGCAGAACGGATGTTCCTTACCTGTGCCAGACGGACTATTGACCTTGTGCGGTACAACGCAACTGAGCGTTATCTGCAATTATTAAAAGAAGAGCCAAGAGTGCTGCAGCAGGTACCCCTGAAATATGTTGCGTCCTATATAGGCATAACCCCACAGGCCTTGAGCCGCATTCGCCGGCAGATTTCTTAA
- a CDS encoding ABC transporter substrate-binding protein: MKQFFLLVFLLVTGLLPVAAQVTGAAGNRHKLAVFTPLYLDNAFGPDGSYNYDNRSFPKASIPGLEFYHGVSMAIDSLNAQNIPLDVYIYDSKSSRQNIESQFNKAATDGVELIIAYCSLNELGTLAKLAASKKITVINATVPNDGNVRNNPYFVVLNPTLPTQGEQIYAYLKKNYPGQQITYLTRKGASENYLRSVFETLNKADRSTAMHIKFVEVRDTLSQAQVAANLVKGRSSLFVIGSLDNNYADRLLTQLARFGKTYSPITVMGMPTWDNLDFSKYKGLSLIYSNPFYNPRTDVASRNISTYYSSKMFARPSDLVFRGFGLVYRFGHLLDQYNGNVPGMLESNQFRIFYDLDIEPVSKENKIDYYENKKLYFLKYFNGSLQEIK, from the coding sequence ATGAAGCAATTTTTTTTATTAGTGTTCCTTCTGGTAACCGGCCTGTTACCTGTTGCTGCCCAGGTTACGGGGGCTGCCGGTAACCGTCATAAGCTGGCCGTTTTTACTCCGCTGTACCTGGATAATGCTTTTGGCCCTGATGGCAGCTATAATTATGATAACAGGTCCTTTCCCAAGGCCTCAATACCCGGACTGGAGTTTTACCATGGCGTTTCAATGGCAATTGATTCGTTGAACGCACAGAACATTCCGCTGGACGTTTATATCTATGATTCCAAATCATCCCGACAGAACATTGAAAGCCAGTTTAATAAGGCGGCTACAGACGGGGTGGAACTGATTATAGCCTATTGCTCATTAAATGAGCTGGGAACACTGGCAAAGCTGGCTGCTTCCAAAAAGATTACTGTTATTAATGCCACGGTGCCCAACGACGGTAACGTACGCAATAATCCTTATTTTGTAGTACTGAACCCCACCCTGCCTACACAGGGGGAGCAGATCTATGCCTACCTCAAAAAGAACTATCCAGGCCAGCAGATTACCTATCTTACCCGCAAAGGCGCATCAGAGAATTACCTGCGGTCCGTTTTTGAAACTTTAAACAAGGCCGACAGGAGCACCGCAATGCATATAAAATTTGTGGAGGTAAGAGATACCCTTTCCCAGGCGCAGGTAGCTGCTAATTTGGTAAAAGGCAGATCCTCGCTATTTGTTATAGGATCGCTGGATAATAACTATGCAGACAGGCTGTTAACACAGCTTGCAAGATTTGGTAAAACCTATTCGCCGATAACGGTAATGGGCATGCCCACCTGGGATAACCTGGACTTTTCAAAATACAAAGGACTAAGCCTTATTTACAGCAATCCCTTTTATAACCCCCGCACCGATGTGGCAAGCCGTAACATCAGCACCTATTACAGTTCAAAAATGTTTGCACGCCCCTCAGATCTTGTTTTCAGGGGATTCGGACTGGTGTATCGTTTCGGGCATTTGCTGGATCAATACAATGGTAATGTGCCCGGTATGCTGGAAAGCAACCAGTTCAGGATATTTTATGACCTGGATATAGAACCGGTAAGCAAAGAAAATAAAATTGATTACTACGAAAATAAAAAACTGTATTTCCTTAAATATTTTAATGGAAGTTTACAGGAAATAAAATAA
- a CDS encoding head GIN domain-containing protein, protein MKQLILLCLSVAVIAASCNIVDNQRVKGNKKINSRTYDLKNFSSIDVGDNAAVYLKQDSVYGVKIETDDNLFQYLIVDIEDGELNVDVKDGYNLNPSQELKVYISMPYANKIAISGAATLKLVNDKFMQDRPLSFDISGASDGSFRVKAPSIKLDVSGASTFTISGETRDVSGEVSGASTLKAYDLKAETSNMDASGASTANVFASIQLTADASGASSIRYKGNPKVNSTANGAGSVKQAD, encoded by the coding sequence ATGAAACAGTTAATTCTTCTTTGTTTATCAGTAGCAGTAATTGCAGCCTCCTGCAATATTGTTGACAACCAGCGCGTGAAGGGAAACAAAAAGATCAACTCCCGGACCTATGATCTGAAAAATTTCAGCTCTATTGATGTAGGAGACAATGCAGCCGTTTACCTGAAGCAGGATTCGGTATACGGTGTAAAAATTGAAACAGACGACAATTTATTTCAATACCTGATTGTGGATATTGAGGATGGAGAATTGAACGTTGATGTAAAGGATGGTTATAATTTGAATCCAAGCCAGGAACTGAAAGTATATATATCAATGCCCTATGCCAACAAAATAGCTATTTCAGGAGCGGCCACCCTTAAACTGGTCAATGATAAATTTATGCAGGACCGCCCCCTTTCATTTGATATTAGCGGCGCATCTGACGGGAGCTTCAGGGTAAAAGCCCCCTCTATTAAGCTGGATGTGAGCGGAGCTTCCACTTTTACCATTTCAGGTGAAACAAGAGATGTAAGCGGTGAAGTAAGCGGAGCTTCCACTCTAAAGGCATATGACCTGAAAGCTGAAACCAGCAATATGGATGCATCCGGCGCCAGCACGGCCAACGTATTTGCCAGCATCCAGTTAACAGCAGATGCCAGCGGGGCTTCCAGCATCCGGTATAAAGGAAATCCAAAGGTAAATTCTACGGCTAACGGGGCCGGGAGCGTAAAGCAGGCCGATTAA